The Verrucomicrobium spinosum DSM 4136 = JCM 18804 genome includes a region encoding these proteins:
- a CDS encoding PqqD family protein has translation MSPRYRLNEPDVSAEVFDEEVLAINLKTGHYHSLRESSIFLWQTLMQGFSIEETASRLTSKYPEIAAQALAETETFAKHLVEGGLVVEAPDATSSADVPPAEPAGKPFVSPLIESYTDMQDLLLIDPIHEVDVQTGWPQKPAS, from the coding sequence ATGTCTCCCCGCTACCGCCTCAACGAGCCCGATGTCAGTGCCGAAGTCTTCGACGAAGAAGTTCTCGCCATCAATCTAAAGACTGGGCACTACCACAGCCTGAGGGAGTCTTCCATTTTCCTCTGGCAGACTTTGATGCAGGGCTTTTCCATTGAGGAGACCGCCTCCCGCTTGACCTCCAAGTATCCCGAAATCGCGGCGCAAGCCCTGGCGGAGACGGAGACCTTCGCAAAACATTTGGTGGAGGGAGGGCTGGTCGTTGAGGCGCCTGATGCGACAAGCTCTGCAGACGTGCCCCCTGCCGAGCCTGCTGGCAAACCTTTCGTCAGCCCGTTGATTGAGAGCTACACAGACATGCAGGATTTGCTCCTCATCGATCCGATCCATGAAGTGGACGTGCAAACCGGCTGGCCTCAAAAACCGGCTTCCTGA
- a CDS encoding glycosyltransferase family 4 protein — MRILHWNDGYYPHIGGTELLVRSLCHVQQAAGHHVTVVGRSLPDCPAEEEIDNIPVWRRPVPEERLIQQPGLLSQQVKACAAFKRRFQPDVIHIHGSHMAGWLHLLTREAVSCPTILSLHAPIRLPAPVQRRLLMGVEAVAAVSASMKQQFAPLLEGRTGLVQVVHNGLSFPAISPAPLQQPFTALCLGRIVREKGFDIALQALAKLPQLRLIVAGDGAALPTLQQLALELNIANRVEFRGWVHPHAVPGLLNEVSAVVMPSRWEEPFGLVALQAAQMGRPIVASRIGGLPEIVHHGETGLLVPPEDPSALADALQSLFAAPSTAAAMGAAARLHAAARFSIERCACQYHELYTLAAKTTPIDETPILD, encoded by the coding sequence ATGCGCATCCTGCACTGGAACGACGGATACTACCCGCACATCGGCGGCACGGAGTTGCTCGTACGTAGTCTCTGCCATGTGCAACAGGCAGCCGGTCACCATGTCACCGTGGTGGGGCGGTCTCTTCCTGACTGCCCCGCTGAGGAGGAAATCGACAATATCCCGGTATGGCGGCGCCCGGTGCCGGAGGAGAGGCTCATTCAGCAGCCTGGCTTGTTGAGCCAGCAGGTCAAGGCATGCGCCGCTTTCAAACGCAGATTTCAGCCGGATGTCATCCATATTCATGGCTCCCACATGGCGGGCTGGCTCCATCTCCTGACGCGGGAGGCCGTATCCTGCCCCACCATCCTCTCGCTGCACGCCCCCATCCGCCTGCCGGCTCCCGTGCAGAGAAGGCTCCTCATGGGAGTCGAGGCTGTCGCAGCCGTCTCTGCCAGCATGAAACAGCAGTTCGCCCCCCTGCTGGAAGGGCGCACCGGACTGGTTCAAGTTGTTCACAACGGCCTGTCCTTTCCCGCCATCTCCCCCGCCCCCCTCCAACAGCCGTTCACCGCCCTGTGCCTGGGGCGCATCGTGCGCGAGAAAGGTTTTGACATCGCCTTGCAGGCACTCGCGAAGCTGCCACAACTCCGGCTCATCGTGGCTGGAGACGGCGCAGCCCTGCCCACCCTTCAGCAACTGGCACTTGAGCTCAACATCGCCAATCGCGTTGAATTTCGAGGCTGGGTGCATCCTCACGCTGTGCCAGGGCTCCTCAACGAAGTCAGCGCGGTGGTCATGCCCTCCCGCTGGGAGGAACCGTTTGGACTCGTTGCACTCCAGGCAGCGCAAATGGGCCGCCCTATCGTTGCCAGCCGTATCGGAGGTCTGCCTGAGATCGTCCATCACGGCGAAACCGGGCTGCTCGTTCCACCAGAAGATCCCTCCGCCCTTGCGGATGCCCTGCAATCCCTGTTTGCTGCCCCCAGCACAGCTGCCGCGATGGGGGCGGCCGCCCGGCTGCATGCGGCAGCCCGCTTCTCGATCGAGCGCTGCGCCTGTCAATACCACGAACTCTACACCCTCGCCGCAAAAACAACACCCATTGATGAAACTCCTATTCTGGACTGA
- a CDS encoding glycosyltransferase family 4 protein, translating to MEVRSAELVSELCRQGHDCMVITSRLPATLPAQETLNGALVHRIEFRQAIERKNLRAMLEVRENIQAAKLNFQPDAEVVFVSGPMVALQHMANSRNAVPTIASLQGALQDYLSPGGSVRKQLGACHAIITVSQFLHRAVCGAMPELASKVVALPNSLPTPRCAPQPLPLDPPVILALGRLVHDKGFDLALRAMSRLRDAGSNAVMVIAGDGPERQSLEALAMELRLHDHVRFMGWVSPDRVPELINTASLLVVPSRWEEAFGLVSLQAAQMGRPVVGSRMGATPEIVVHGETGLLFENENVPEFSHALGSLLSSPERMRTMGELAESRAAAEFGFDRYVERYLQVFASLTR from the coding sequence ATAGAGGTCCGCTCCGCAGAACTTGTGTCCGAACTTTGCCGGCAAGGGCACGATTGCATGGTGATAACGAGCCGCCTCCCTGCCACCCTTCCCGCGCAGGAGACTTTGAACGGAGCCTTGGTTCACCGCATTGAGTTCCGGCAGGCGATCGAACGCAAAAATCTTCGCGCCATGCTCGAAGTTCGTGAAAACATCCAGGCGGCAAAACTGAATTTCCAGCCTGATGCGGAAGTTGTTTTTGTTTCCGGCCCCATGGTTGCCCTCCAGCACATGGCCAACTCCCGGAACGCTGTCCCAACCATCGCCAGCCTCCAAGGAGCCCTTCAGGACTATCTGAGCCCCGGAGGATCAGTGAGGAAACAGCTCGGGGCTTGCCATGCCATCATCACTGTTTCACAATTCCTCCATCGCGCCGTATGCGGGGCCATGCCAGAGCTGGCCTCCAAGGTAGTGGCCCTTCCGAACAGCCTTCCTACACCCAGGTGCGCTCCGCAGCCACTGCCATTGGATCCCCCTGTCATTCTGGCGCTGGGGCGTCTCGTCCATGATAAGGGCTTTGACCTGGCCCTCCGTGCCATGTCCCGTCTCCGGGATGCAGGATCCAACGCCGTCATGGTCATCGCTGGAGACGGACCAGAACGTCAATCCCTGGAGGCGCTTGCGATGGAACTCCGTCTGCACGATCACGTTCGTTTCATGGGATGGGTGTCGCCAGACCGGGTACCAGAGTTGATCAACACCGCCAGCCTGCTGGTGGTCCCTTCACGCTGGGAAGAAGCTTTTGGACTGGTCAGCCTCCAGGCAGCCCAAATGGGTCGTCCTGTCGTGGGCTCCCGCATGGGAGCCACCCCTGAGATCGTGGTCCACGGTGAGACCGGCCTCCTTTTCGAAAACGAGAATGTACCCGAGTTTTCCCATGCTCTCGGCTCTCTGCTAAGCAGCCCGGAGCGCATGCGCACCATGGGAGA